CGGGATCGAGGTCGGGGTGAGCAGCTGGTAGAGGCCGTTGCCGATCGACGAGGCACCATCCTCCGGGACGTGGGCGTAGCCGATGTGGTCCAGGTGGTGGTGGCTCACCATGACGTAGTCGAGGGCGACCGGGTTGCTGCCGGTGCCGCAGATCGCCTTGAGGCGCTGAGCAACGGCGTACGCCTTGGTGTTGGTGCCACTCGTGTTCCAGGACGTCTCCCCGAGGTCGAGGAGCATCGTCTTGCCCGTCGGGCCGACGATGAACTGGCTGTCGCCCTGCTCGACGTCCAGCCAGTAGACATTCACCTCACCCTGACGCCAGGTGCCCGAGGTGGAGCACGAGGTGGCGGCGGCCTGGGCCGGCGCCGCCGAGATCACGACCGCCAGCGAGCTGGCGACGACCGAGGCTGCAACTGCGGCAGCGCGAAGCAGTGACATGCGAACTGGACTCCTGTGGTGGCCCGACTTCCCCCGAACGGCTGAACTCTGGCGGTCCAGACCACCTGATTCGGGTTCGAAAATCGCATGTCACGTGAACTTCGTGTGAACCAGTTGCGCAGGACCGCTCAGGGGCGGCCCGGTCGTCAGCTTCGGCGCGTGCCGAACCACGCCGCCGCGCCGGCTCCGAGGCCGAACACAACAGCGAGTGCGGCGATCCAACCGATGCGGGCCTTCCCGCCATCGGTCGCCTCCGACGCCGTGCCGGTGCCGGTCTCCGCGCTCGGGACCAGGGCACCGCGGTACGCCGGGCGCGGCTGCTCCTTGCCCGACACCGCGACGCCCAGCACGAACGGCACCTCGGCCCGGGACATCGTGTCGGCCGCCGATGCACTGACGAGCACGTAGTAGTCCCCTGCCACGTTCGCCGCAGCCACGGACGCCGTCGAAGAGGTGCGGTTGCCGTAGGCGACCGTCGGCGTGTGGACCTCCACCGAGCCTGCCGAGGTCTCCTGCTGGTCGACGACGCCGGCCCGGTTCGGGCTGATCACGCGGATGCTTCCGGTGACCCCCTCGCCGGCCGGGAACTGCACGGCGGCACCCAGTCGCTGTCCCCATCCCACGGGAACGCGGAAGACCTGCGTCTCGCCGGGCACGATGAGGCCCCGGTGCGCTCCTTCCGCCAGCTCGGGCGCCTGCGCGAAGGTCGGAGCCCCCGCCTGTACGGCGCCGGGCGAGATCAGCGCGACCCGCGCGCCCTCTCCGTCGGCCGCGACCGGCGTCAGCGGCTCGTCGGGAGCGGGCGCTTCCTCGGCGGCGTACATCTCGACGGGGAGCGCCGGCACCCCCGCCTGGTCGGTGCGTCGCACCACGACACCGAGCCGACGGGCATCCCGGCAGCCCTCGTCGCCGTCGGCGAGGTCCGGCACCGGGAGGTAGGCCGAAACGATCGCGTCGGTGCTCGCCGTGCCACGAGCGGTTGCCGAGCCGCAGGAGCGCTCCCCGGCGAAGGCCTCGATCTCCAGGCCGACCTCGTCACCCACGTGAGCCGGGTCCTCCGGGATGCGGACCGATGCGTGCACGTGGAGCGTCGACTCCGCGAGCACCCGCTCGAACACGAACCACCCCTCGGCGTGGCCCGTTCCCTGGGCGCCGAGGGTGTCGAACCAGGTCCCGGACCGCACCTCGGTGGACTCCGCGGCGGAGTCGCCTCCGGCTGCGGGGATGCCTCCCCCGAGGAAGACCTGGGTGGCCCGGGTGAGTGTGCCGTCGACCGCTTCCGCCAGCGCGGCCGCACCGTGCGCGTCGCGGTAGACGCCGTCGCCCGCGGCGGCGACCCGTCGCAGTGTGTCGCGCTGGGCGCCGGTGACGTCGACGCCGATGACATGGATGCGGAGGTCCGGGTCCGACGCGGTGAGCTGCGCCGCTGCCACGACCGGATCGGGGTCACAGGTGGGCGCACCGTGCGCAACGAGGACGATGGCGCGTGGTCCCCGGGACCCGAGCGCCTCTCCGGCCCGCTGCAACGCCGGGCCGAGCGGGCTCTCACCACGGGACGCCGGCGGTGACGACGGGACCAGCGCGTCGCGGAGCTTCGCCTCAGTCCCGACACGCGGTGCCAGCAGGACCCGGGTGTCGTCGCAGCCGGCGGCCTGACCCGAGCCGTAGACCTGCAGGCCGACCTCCTCGCGCGGGCCGAGGCGGGCGGCGGCACCGGAGACCGCTCGGCTGGCCGCCTCCATCCGGGTGATGCCTCCCCCGGTTTGACCGGACATCGACGCCGAGGCGTCGACGAGCAGCATCACCCGGGTCGAGTGGTCACCGTCCGCGTGGGCCACCGGAACACCGGCGGCACCGATCGCAACGGGGGCGGAGAGGAGGGCAAGGGCGAGCAGACGACGCATGGGATCTCCCAGGTGTGGCTGGCTGACGGCGGTCACTATGGCAGTCCTCGCGGCCGCCCGGGACCGCGGACTCGTCGTTCGCTTCGGCGTCATCTTGCGGCCATGCCGGGGCGATACGGTCCCGCCCCATGCGTGTGCTCTGGAAGGCGCTCGTCGCCGCCGCCCTGGTCGTTCTGCTCGCTCCTTCACCGGCACAGGCCCACCCGATGGACTTCAGCAAGGTCCGCCTCGTCGTCGAGGAGGAAGCCGTTCGCGGCACCGTCGAGATCGCGGTGCCGGCCCTGCAGCAGGTGCTCGGCTCCGACTTCAGCGCGGCCGACGAGGCCGACCTGACGGCGTACCTGCGCGGGCACATCGCGGCCGGCACCGACGGCAAGCACTGGCCGCTCTCCTTCGGCACGACCGAGACCCGCCAGCACGAGGGCATGGCCTGGGTGACGACCAGCTTCTCCTTCGCCTCGGGCGCGGCGGCGGGCAACGACTTCCTCTTCGAGTACGACGCGGTGACCGCCGAGGTGGCCCGGCACGAGGCGGATGTCGTCGTGACCGACGCCGGCGGTCACACGGTGGTGAGCGGGGTGCTGACGCACATGATCCCGGCGGTCACCATCGAGCGCGAGGCGTCGACCGGCGTCTCCGCGATGGCCGGCCAGGGTTCCCGCCACGTGCTCGAGGGTGCGGACCACCTGCTCTTCCTGATGACGCTTCTGCTCCCCGCACCCCTCGTCGCGGTGGGTGGTCGCTGGGTACGCCGCCGCTCGGTGTCGGGATCCACCTCGGCCGTCGTGCGGGTGGCCACCGCCTTCACGGTCGGTCACTCCCTGACCCTCGTCGCAGCGGCACAGCAGTGGGTCTCGGCACCGTCCGGCCCGGTCGAGGTCGTGATCGCGATCTCGGTCGGCGTCGCGGCGCTGCACGCGCTCCGGCCGCTCGTCCGTGGCGGCGAGGACCTCATCGCCGTCGGGTTCGGCCTCGTGCACGGCCTCGCCTTCGCGGGCATCCTCGCCGACCTCGGCCTGGACGGGTCGGCGTCGTGGCCAGCGCTGCTCGGGTTCAACCTCGGCATCGAGCTCGCGCAGCTCGCGGTCGTGGCCCTGGTCTTCCCATCGCTCTACGCACTCTCGACCACCCGCTGGTACGCCGGGTTCCGGATCGCCGGCGCCTCAGCCGTCCTCGTCGCCTCCACCGGGTGGGCACTGGATCGCCTCGGTGTTCTCCACAACCCGCTGGCCCCGGTCGAGGACGCGGCCGTCGGACACCCCTGGATCGTCGTGGGCGCCCTCGCCACACTCGCGATCGTCGCTGTCGCACGCGAGCGTCTGGCGCCCGAGCCACTCCCCGCCTGACCGCCCGACGTCCCCACCCGATAGTCCCTAACGAAAAGCGCCTCACCCCAGCTGGGGTGAGGCGCTTTTCGTTAGGGACTATCGCAACCTTGGGCGCGGGCCCACGTCAGGTTGCGTCACTCAGTGGCAGGTGATCGTGCCGCTGTCGCGGAACGTCTTGCCAGCCTGTGGGATGAACTCGAAGTCCGCGCTGCTGGCGCGCAGCGTGAACTTCAGGACACCGAGGGTGTCGCTGTTGCGCACGACGCTGTTCGCCGCGACGCCGTTGAAGTTGTAGTGACCGGCACCGCCCGCTCCATTGACGAACGACGTGATGCCGCGGGTGTTGTCGACTCCCCCGGTCGGGTTCATCGGCGCGAACCGCTCGTAGTTGTGGTTGTGGCCCTGGATCACGACGTCGGCGTTGTGGTCGTACAACGCCTGGTAGAGCGGGCGGACCGACGAGTCGGGCGCGTGGCTGCCCGAGGTGAACAGCGGGCTGTGCCACATCGCGATCGTGCACGGCTTCGTGTTGGCGGCGAGGTCCTGGCGCAGCCACTGTTCCTGCGGGGAACCGGCCGCGGCGTTCACCTCCGAGTTGAGCGAGATGACGTGCCAGTCGCCGACGTCCTTGGAGAACCAGCCGTTGCGGTTCGGGCCGGCCAGCGCACCGAAGTAGTCGAAGTAGCCCGAGGCACCCGAGGTCCCGTACTCGTGGTTGCCGGGGGCCGGGATGGTGCGCGCCTTGAACTGGCCCCAGGTCGGCTCGTAGTAGGTGTTGTACTCGGAGAGCGTGCCACTCGAGTAGGCGTTGTCACCGGCCGCCCAGACGGTGGCGGTGCTCGGCAGTGCGGCGATCAGCGCCGCTGTCGCCGTGTCGCCCGATCCGCTGTTGGCGATGTCGCCGGCACCGACGAAGATCGCGTCGCCGCCCCCTCCGGTCGGGGTCGGAGTGGGCGTCGGTTCCGGTGCGGTCGTGATGACCAGCTGCGGCGCGAACGATGACTCGCGCGAGTCGAAGAGCGCGTCGTCGGCATTCGTCGAGACACCGGCGAACGAGTAGGTGCCATTGCCGGTGACCGCGGCGGTCACGTCGACCTCGATCCAGGTGCCAGCGGCCACCTTGCCGAGGCTGGCGATCGTGGTGCCGTCAATGGCGGGCTGGTTGTTCCAGGTCAGGGCCGTCTCGCTCCACGAGGTGTTCGACGTGAGCTGAAGGGTTCCGGCGTTCTTGGATCCGCCGTTGCTGGCCACGTGAAGGCGCATCGTGGCGGTGGAGACAGGTTCGGTCATGCCCGACACGGTGAACTTCGTGAAGGACCGTGCCTTCGGCGTACGGTCCACGGTCACCGTGGGTGCCGTACCGAAGTTGGTGGTGGGCGAGGCCTCGGAGACGTAGGTGTCCGCGGCCGGGGCGAGGGTGACGACCGCAGCGGTGGCGCTGGGCGACGTGAGGGTGACGAGGGCGCCGGAGACGACCACCGCAGCAGCGATGGAGGCTCCCCCGGCCAGCGCGGTGCGCTTGGGCTGGAACGGCATGCGGGTGAGGCCTTTCGGAGTCTGAACTGCACGAAAGAGACAGGGCGATGCGCAAGAGACAGGGCGATAAGAGCTGTGAACGACGCTAGGGGGACGCCCGCGCGTGTCGCCTCCAACCGCGTGTGAACAGACGGCGACTCCGGAAAGTTCTGGCCGGGACCCGCCGAAATGCACCGCTGGTCCGGACCACGAGCGCAGTCCGGACCAGCAGGCAGGGTGGATCAGTGACAGGCGGTGGTGCCGCTGTCGGTCCAGGTCTTGCCGGACTCCGGCACGAACTGCCAGTCATAGCTGTTCGCGTGCAGCGTGAACTTCAGGACGCCGTAGGTGTCGGCGTTCCGCGCCTGGCTGTTGGCCGCCACGGAGGTGAAGTTGTAGTGGCTTGAACCACCCGCACCGTTCACGAAGTGCCGGATGCCGCGGGTGTTGTCGACCGCACCGCTCGGGTTCATCGGTGCGAACCGCTCGTAGTTGTGGTTGTGACCGGTCACGACCACGTCGGCGTTGTGGTCGTACAGCGCCTGGTACAGCGGCCTGACCGAGCTGTCCGGGCCGTGGCTGCCGGAGGTGAACAGCGGGCTGTGCCACATCGCGATGGTGCACGGCTTGCTGTTGGCGGCCAGGTCCTGACGCAGCCAGGTCTCCTGCGGCGAACCCGCGGCCATGTTGACCTCGGAGTTCAGCGAGATCACGTGCCAGTTGCCGATGTCCTTGGAGAACCAGCCGTTGCGGTTCGGGCCGGCCAGCGCACCGAAGTAGTCGAAGTAACCCGACGCACCGCTGGTGTGGTACTCGTGGTTGCCCGGCGCCGGGATGGTGCGCGCCTTGAACTGGCCCCACGACGGGTGGTAGTTCGTGTTGTAGTTCGACAACGTGCCGTCGGGGTAGGCGTTGTCACCGGCAGCGAACACGGTCGCGGACGACGGCATCGCCGCGATCAGGTTGGCCGTCGCGTTGTCACCCGAACCGGTGCTCGCGATGTCGCCCGCACCGACGAAGATCGGGTCGCCGCTCGGCGGGGGCGCGGTCGTCGTGGTCGTCGGGCTCGGGCTCGGCTCGGTGCCCGTGGTGATCACCAGCTGCGGGTCGAGCGTCGTCTCGCGGGAGTCGAAGTCAGCGCCGTTCGAGCTCGTCGAGCTGCCACCGATCGAGATCACGCCACTGGACGGGATCTTGCCGGTTACGTCGATCTCGTACCAGGTGTTGATCGCGACCGACCCGATGGTTCCGAGCGTCGCTCCGTCGATCGCCGGGCGGTTGTTGTAGGTGACGCCCGTCTCCGACCAGGAGGTGTTCGACATCAGCTTCCACGTGCCACCGCTGGTCGACTCGGCACCGGAAGCGTTCTTGACGTGCACGCGAAGCTTGGCGCTCGTGATGGTGCCGGTGACTCCGGTGATGTTGAACTTCATGAAGGTCTGCTGGACCTCGGAGGCGTCGACCCCGAGCGTCGTGCTGGTGCCGTAGTTGGTGGTGGCGGCGTTGCTCTGGACGCGGGTGTCCGCGGTCGGGACGACCGTGACGGTGGCGGCAGACGCACTCTGCGCCGTGAGGGTGATCAAAGCGCCGGCGGCAAGGGCCGCAGCGGTGAGGGATGCGCCGGCCGCAAGGCCCATGCGCTGCATTCGAGACTGCATCGGTGGTCGTCTCTCCTAGAGCCGAATGTTTCGGAAACTCGGGCGACCGTGACGCTAGGGAAGCCGCCTGCGTCACTGGCCCATCACGCCGTGAACACTCCGCTTCCGTTCGCAGGCTGTTCGGTGAACCATTGCGCGCGCCAACCATTGCTTCCACCTGTTCACCGGGGATCTTCCGTCCAGCCCGTATCCGGATCGCCGCAGGTCGCCAGCCGCCGACAACCTCGTGGTCTGTGTATCTCACTACGGTCACCAAGCCGAAGAACACCGATCGGGTGCGGGGACGGGTGGCGGGCAACGTCGTCGCGTTGGGTGCCGTCAGCCTGATCACCGACATCTCGTCGGAGATGGTCGCGGCGATCCTGCCCGTCTTCCTCTTCCTGAACCTGCAGCTCTCGCCTGCGGCGTTCGGCGCCATCGACGGCATCTACACGGGCGCGACCGCGCTGCTGCGGCTCGCCGGCGGCTACATCGCTGACCGCACGCAGAAGCGCAAGCTCGTCGCCGGCATCGGCTACGGCCTCTCCGCCCTCATGAAGCCGGCGCTCCTCCTCGCCGGGCGCTCGGCCGCCCTCATCGGCATCGTCATTGCCGTCGACCGCGCCGGCAAGGGCCTGCGCACGGCGCCGCGCGACGCACTGATCACGCTCTCGACGGCACCCGAGAAGCTCGGGCGCGCCTTCGGCGTCCACCGCGCCATGGACAGCACGGGCGCCTTCCTCGGTCCGCTGGTGGCGATGGCCGTGCTCGCCCTGACCTCGGACTCCTTCGACGCTGTCTTCGTCACCAGCTTCTGCATCGCCCTCTTCGGCGTACTGGTCCTCGTGCTCTTCGTCCGCGACCACCGGGAGCCGCTGGAGGACGCGCCGCGCGTCGACTTCAGCCAGGTCGGCACGATGGTCCGCACGCCGGCGGTCGCCCGCCTGCTCCTCGCTTCGTGCATCCTCGGTCTGGTCACGATCGGCGATGGCTTCGTGTACCTCATCCTCCAGGGCCGCGAGGACCTCAGCATCGCCTGGTTCCCACTGCTGTCGGTCGGCACCATGGCGGTCTACATGCTGCTGGCCGTGCCACTCGGCACGCTCGGCGACCGGATCGGCCTGCGCACCGTGCTCGTCGGTGGCTACGTCGCGCTCGGACTGGTCTACCTGCTCCTGGTGCTGCCGATCCATGGCGTGCTGTCGCTCGCCCTGAGCGTCGTCCTCTACGGCTGCTTCTACGCCGCCACCAACGGCGTGCTCATCGCACTCGCCGGACCGGTGATCCCGGCAGGCCTCCGCACGACCGGCATCGCGCTGATCCAGACCGGTCAGGCACTCGCCTACCTCGTCTCCTCGGTCGCGTTCGGCGTCGCGTGGGGCATCTGGGGTCCCGAGGCTGCCGTGAAGGTGTCGATCGCCGCCGTCGTGGTCGGCATCGCGGCCAGCTGGTTCCTGCTCCGTCGCACCGACGAAAGGGTCGACTCATGACCGAAGGGCTCAGCGACCGGGCTCGCCTCATCATCCTCGCGACCGGGGGTGCCCTCCTGCTCGCAGCCGCGCTCGGCTTCGTGCTCGTCTCCGGTCATGGCGACCGTCCGGAGCACGTGTCGCCCCGCTCCGCCGACGCGACGGGAGGCGACCTGCTCGTCGTCTCCGACCGGACGCTGACCACCGTGTCCAGCGCGGACCAGTCAGCCCCTCGCAGCGTCCACGGCGTCGAGTGCGTCCGGTCGTACGCCGCTGGCGACACTGCCGTGTGCCTGCGCCCGAAGAACGCCTGGACACACTCGCTCGTCACGATGACCGGCGACCTCAACGACGTCCACGAGTACAAGCTTCCCGGGGTGCCGAGCCGTGCACGGGTCTCGGACTCGGGCCGGATGATCTCCTGGACCACCTTCGTTGGCGGCGACTCCTACACCTCGAGCGGCATGTCCACC
This genomic interval from Nocardioides cavernaquae contains the following:
- a CDS encoding DUF7594 domain-containing protein gives rise to the protein MQSRMQRMGLAAGASLTAAALAAGALITLTAQSASAATVTVVPTADTRVQSNAATTNYGTSTTLGVDASEVQQTFMKFNITGVTGTITSAKLRVHVKNASGAESTSGGTWKLMSNTSWSETGVTYNNRPAIDGATLGTIGSVAINTWYEIDVTGKIPSSGVISIGGSSTSSNGADFDSRETTLDPQLVITTGTEPSPSPTTTTTAPPPSGDPIFVGAGDIASTGSGDNATANLIAAMPSSATVFAAGDNAYPDGTLSNYNTNYHPSWGQFKARTIPAPGNHEYHTSGASGYFDYFGALAGPNRNGWFSKDIGNWHVISLNSEVNMAAGSPQETWLRQDLAANSKPCTIAMWHSPLFTSGSHGPDSSVRPLYQALYDHNADVVVTGHNHNYERFAPMNPSGAVDNTRGIRHFVNGAGGSSHYNFTSVAANSQARNADTYGVLKFTLHANSYDWQFVPESGKTWTDSGTTACH
- a CDS encoding DUF7594 domain-containing protein; amino-acid sequence: MPFQPKRTALAGGASIAAAVVVSGALVTLTSPSATAAVVTLAPAADTYVSEASPTTNFGTAPTVTVDRTPKARSFTKFTVSGMTEPVSTATMRLHVASNGGSKNAGTLQLTSNTSWSETALTWNNQPAIDGTTIASLGKVAAGTWIEVDVTAAVTGNGTYSFAGVSTNADDALFDSRESSFAPQLVITTAPEPTPTPTPTGGGGDAIFVGAGDIANSGSGDTATAALIAALPSTATVWAAGDNAYSSGTLSEYNTYYEPTWGQFKARTIPAPGNHEYGTSGASGYFDYFGALAGPNRNGWFSKDVGDWHVISLNSEVNAAAGSPQEQWLRQDLAANTKPCTIAMWHSPLFTSGSHAPDSSVRPLYQALYDHNADVVIQGHNHNYERFAPMNPTGGVDNTRGITSFVNGAGGAGHYNFNGVAANSVVRNSDTLGVLKFTLRASSADFEFIPQAGKTFRDSGTITCH
- a CDS encoding VWA domain-containing protein, whose product is MRRLLALALLSAPVAIGAAGVPVAHADGDHSTRVMLLVDASASMSGQTGGGITRMEAASRAVSGAAARLGPREEVGLQVYGSGQAAGCDDTRVLLAPRVGTEAKLRDALVPSSPPASRGESPLGPALQRAGEALGSRGPRAIVLVAHGAPTCDPDPVVAAAQLTASDPDLRIHVIGVDVTGAQRDTLRRVAAAGDGVYRDAHGAAALAEAVDGTLTRATQVFLGGGIPAAGGDSAAESTEVRSGTWFDTLGAQGTGHAEGWFVFERVLAESTLHVHASVRIPEDPAHVGDEVGLEIEAFAGERSCGSATARGTASTDAIVSAYLPVPDLADGDEGCRDARRLGVVVRRTDQAGVPALPVEMYAAEEAPAPDEPLTPVAADGEGARVALISPGAVQAGAPTFAQAPELAEGAHRGLIVPGETQVFRVPVGWGQRLGAAVQFPAGEGVTGSIRVISPNRAGVVDQQETSAGSVEVHTPTVAYGNRTSSTASVAAANVAGDYYVLVSASAADTMSRAEVPFVLGVAVSGKEQPRPAYRGALVPSAETGTGTASEATDGGKARIGWIAALAVVFGLGAGAAAWFGTRRS
- a CDS encoding MFS transporter — its product is MYLTTVTKPKNTDRVRGRVAGNVVALGAVSLITDISSEMVAAILPVFLFLNLQLSPAAFGAIDGIYTGATALLRLAGGYIADRTQKRKLVAGIGYGLSALMKPALLLAGRSAALIGIVIAVDRAGKGLRTAPRDALITLSTAPEKLGRAFGVHRAMDSTGAFLGPLVAMAVLALTSDSFDAVFVTSFCIALFGVLVLVLFVRDHREPLEDAPRVDFSQVGTMVRTPAVARLLLASCILGLVTIGDGFVYLILQGREDLSIAWFPLLSVGTMAVYMLLAVPLGTLGDRIGLRTVLVGGYVALGLVYLLLVLPIHGVLSLALSVVLYGCFYAATNGVLIALAGPVIPAGLRTTGIALIQTGQALAYLVSSVAFGVAWGIWGPEAAVKVSIAAVVVGIAASWFLLRRTDERVDS
- a CDS encoding HupE/UreJ family protein, coding for MRVLWKALVAAALVVLLAPSPAQAHPMDFSKVRLVVEEEAVRGTVEIAVPALQQVLGSDFSAADEADLTAYLRGHIAAGTDGKHWPLSFGTTETRQHEGMAWVTTSFSFASGAAAGNDFLFEYDAVTAEVARHEADVVVTDAGGHTVVSGVLTHMIPAVTIEREASTGVSAMAGQGSRHVLEGADHLLFLMTLLLPAPLVAVGGRWVRRRSVSGSTSAVVRVATAFTVGHSLTLVAAAQQWVSAPSGPVEVVIAISVGVAALHALRPLVRGGEDLIAVGFGLVHGLAFAGILADLGLDGSASWPALLGFNLGIELAQLAVVALVFPSLYALSTTRWYAGFRIAGASAVLVASTGWALDRLGVLHNPLAPVEDAAVGHPWIVVGALATLAIVAVARERLAPEPLPA